The proteins below come from a single Eucalyptus grandis isolate ANBG69807.140 chromosome 3, ASM1654582v1, whole genome shotgun sequence genomic window:
- the LOC120292127 gene encoding LOW QUALITY PROTEIN: DNA topoisomerase 1 alpha-like (The sequence of the model RefSeq protein was modified relative to this genomic sequence to represent the inferred CDS: inserted 4 bases in 4 codons): MMALQAPIKPNVSDDFDDDDDAPVVFKXTNTTTKKNLIRTEIKKPPSQRNDVLLGSSGIHSSNGQSARSQQGKVHPSPRTSSMRSPDMSPKASSSTAKLPPVKSPPTGLKSSKSPDDQSRHSSKQSSVVPAKEESNSDSDDDKPLSSRLQDNSGKSRATPVLSPSLGKVSSKYSPDDSDDEKPLASRLPLKSNASTSSHNSFASNEKKRLVAKTQENGFALSRDQAKSSTVTSXRPLEKTTLSGQLLVKKLKTSDASTSTKSKPSVKGEPESDDDDHIPISQRMKKPAAASASGNKSSSAKDSVKKVLIKKKITKPIKKFKKVMKNSKYSKSTKVTPTSGDGQKKWTTLVHNGVIFPPPYTPHGVKMLYKGXPVDLTPAQEEVATMFAVMKDTDYMQKDKFKENFWSDWKKILGSNHVIQKLEHCDFXPIYDWYQQEKEKKKQMTKEEKNALKEDKMKLEEKYMWAIVDGVKEKVGNFRVEPPGLFRGRGEHPKMGKLKRRIRPRDITINIGKGVPAPECPIPGEKWKEVRHDNTVTWLAFWNDPINPKEFKYVFLAASSSLKGQSDKEKYEKARMLKDYIANIRTAYTKNFTSKDAMKRQIAVATYLIDKLALRAGNEKDDDEADTVGCCTLKVENVKAISPNSLEFNFLGKDSIRYENTVEVELPVYKAIVHFQSGEEKPGDPLFDELDTTKLNAHLKELMPGLTAKVFRTYNASITLDEMLSRDTKDGEVAEKVVVYQRANKEVAIICNHQRSISKTHAAQMTRLQEKIDELQDNMKELKVDLDRSRKGKPPLKGADGKQKRNLSSDALEKKIAQIEAKIEKMERDKTTREDLKTVALGTSKINYLDPRITVAWCKRHEVPIEKIFNKSLLAKFAWAMDAEPDFRF, encoded by the exons ATGATGGCGCTTCAGGCTCCTATAAAGCCAAATGTATCTGATGAtttcgatgatgatgatgatgcgcCTGTGGTTTTCA GGACCAATACCACaacaaagaaaaatctgatAAGGACAGAGATAAAGAAGCCACCTTCTCAGAGGAATGATGTGTTGTTGGGGTCCTCAGGGATACATTCCTCAAATGGCCAAAGTGCTAGATCTCAACAAGGTAAGGTCCATCCTTCTCCCAGGACATCATCCATGAGATCCCCTGACATGAGTCCAAAAGCATCATCTTCTACTGCCAAGCTCCCCCCAGTGAAGTCACCACCGACAGGTTTGAAGTCATCAAAGTCACCGGATGATCAGTCGAGGCATTCGTCCAAACAGAGTTCAGTAGTGCCTGCTAAAGAGGAATCCAACAGTGACTCTGATGATGATAAACCATTGAGTAGTAGACTTCAGGACAACTCTGGCAAAAGTCGCGCTACGCCTGTTTTATCTCCATCATTGGGAAAGGTATCCTCAAAATATTCTCCTGACGATTCAGATGATGAAAAGCCTTTAGCATCAAGGTTGCCTCTGAAATCCAATGCCTCTACATCTTCTCATAATAGTTTTGCTTCCAATGAAAAGAAACGTTTGGTAGCGAAAACACAGGAAAATGGTTTTGCCTTAAGTAGGGATCAGGCAAAGTCTTCCACTGTGACAA AAAGGCCACTAGAGAAGACAACTTTGTCTGGTCAGTTGTTGGTCAAAAAGCTAAAGACTAGTGATGCATCAACGTCAACAAAGTCGAAACCATCTGTGAAAGGAGAACCGGAGTCAGATGACGATGACCACATTCCAATTTCCCAGAGGATGAAAAAGCCAGCAGCAGCTTCTGCATCAGGAAACAAGTCTTCCTCTGCAAAGGACAGTGTGAAAAAAGTTTtaataaagaagaagatcacAAAGCCaatcaagaaatttaagaaagtaatgaaaaattcaaagtattCTAAATCCACTAAGGTAACACCTACTTCTGGCGATGGCCAGAAAAAATGGACTACCTTGGTTCACAATGGGGTCATTTTTCCACCTCCATATACACCTCATGGGGTAAAGATGCTTTACAAAG AGCCTGTCGATTTGACTCCGGCACAGGAAGAA GTGGCTACAATGTTTGCTGTGATGAAAGATACAGACTACATGCAGAAAGATAAGTTCAAGGAGAACTTTTGGAGTGATTGGAAAAAGATTCTTGGAAGCAATCATGTGattcagaaattggaacacTGTGATT ACCCGATATATGATTGGTATCAgcaggagaaagagaagaagaagcaaatgacCAAAGAA GAAAAGAATGCCCTCAAGGAAGATAAGATGAAGCTGGAGGAGAAGTACATGTGGGCCATTGTAGATGGTGTGAAAGAAAAG GTTGGAAACTTCAGGGTTGAACCGCCTGGCTTGTTCCGTGGACGTGGAGAACATCCAAAG ATGGGAAAGCTGAAGAGACGCATTCGCCCTAGGGATATTACAATCAATATTGGGAAAGGTGTCCCTGCGCCAGAATGTCCCATCCCTGGTGAAAA ATGGAAAGAAGTAAGGCATGACAATACCGTCACGTGGTTAGCCTTTTGGAACGATCCTATTAATCCAAAGGAATTTAAATATGTCTTCCTCGCTGCGAGCAGTTCCTTGAAGGGCCAAAGCGATAAAGAGAAATATGAGAAAGCAAGGATGTTGAAG GATTACATAGCAAACATCAGGACAGCATACACAAAGAATTTTACGAGTAAAGATGCTATGAAGCGGCAGATAGCAGTTGCTACATATCTGATTGATAAACTAGCTCTCAGGGCTGGCAATGAGAAG GATGATGATGAAGCGGATACTGTTGGGTGCTGCACGCTGAAAGTTGAAAATGTAAAAGCAATTAGTCCAAATTCACTGGAG TTTAACTTTCTTGGTAAAGACTCTATTAGATATGAAAACACTGTAGAAGTTGAGCTCCCTGTCTACAAGGCAATTGTGCACTTTCAATCTGGTGA GGAAAAGCCTGGTGATCCTCTTTTCGATGAGCTGGATACAACTAAACTGAATGCTCATCTGAAGGAACTCATGCCTGGTCTGACAGCAAAAGTTTTCCGTACATATAACGCTTCCATTACTTTGGATGAGATG TTAAGTAGAGACACCAAAGATGGAGAAGTTGCAGAAAAAGTTGTAGTCTATCAGCGTGCAAATAAAGAG GTTGCTATTATTTGCAATCATCAACGTAGTATTTCAAAAACCCATGCAGCACAAATGACCAGGTTGCAAGAGAAGATAGATGAATTGCAG GACAATATGAAAGAGCTAAAAGTAGATTTGGATCGTTCTCGAAAAGGAAAGCCTCCCTTAAAGGGTGCTGATGGAAAGCAAAAGAGGAACTTGAGCTCAGACGC GTTAGAGAAGAAGATTGCTCAAATTGAGGCGAAAATTGAGAAAATGGAACGGGACAAAACTACCAGAGAAGATCTGAAAACTGTTGCACTGGGCACATCCAAAATCAACTATCTTGACCCAAGGATCACAGTTGCATGGTGCAAGCGGCACGAAGTTCCAATTGAAAAG ATTTTCAACAAGTCTCTGTTGGCAAAATTTGCTTGGGCGATGGACGCGGAACCTGACTTCAGATTTTGA
- the LOC104436125 gene encoding WD repeat-containing protein 76 gives MGDAYDGSRSGDAFVRAVRQVSKKPEMAGSAGEESGGVEGCEDEILRDSVAGVNERSMGCGDIKTEDSSEVVSTVKMEDSSGYGMKREGVDDSLKFVSSLTLEEENVARVVPGRAMVVKFFPTTEMRMVAVGNKYGNVGFWNMNPKEEEGDGIYLYRPHSGPIGGISIQPHNIGKILTCCYNGFVRMMDVEKEIFDLVHASDDAIFSLSQRPNDGSCLYFGEGRGGLNIWDLRVGKSTAFWALHEDRINTIDFKSQDCFVFATSSSEGTARIWDLRRMGSKSLKVIEHERAVHSAYFSPSGSCLATTSFDNTICIASGDNFEKTSHISHNNQTSRWISSFRAIWGWDDSYIFIGNTKRAVDVVSTTQRKTVMSLQSPYMSAIPCRFDAHLLEVGVLAGATGGGQVYTWTSP, from the exons ATGGGCGACGCGTACGACGGTTCGCGGTCCGGGGACGCGTTCGTTCGGGCCGTGCGGCAGGTCTCGAAGAAACCCGAGATGGCGGGTTCGGCGGGAGAGGAAAGTGGTGGAGTTGAGGGGTGTGAAGACGAGATTTTGAGAGATTCGGTCGCGGGTGTGAACGAACGCTCGATGGGTTGTGGAGACATCAAGACCGAGGATTCATCGGAGGTCGTTAGTACAGTGAAAATGGAGGACTCTTCGGGTTATGGAATGAAGAGAGAAGGTGTCGATGATTCCTTGAAGTTCGTTAGTTCTTTGACACTGGAAGAGGAGAATGTAGCTAGAGTCGTTCCTGGAAGGGCAATGGTGGTGAAATTCTTCCCTACCACCGAAATGAGAATGGTGGCTGTCGGAAACAAGTATGGAAATGTTGGGTTTTGGAATATGAATCccaaggaagaggagggagatgGAATATACTTGTACCGCCCACATTCCGGTCCAATTGGAGGGATTTCAATCCAACCACATAACATTGGAAAG ATTTTAACCTGCTGCTATAATGGATTTGTCCGCATGATGGATGTCGAGAAAGAGATATTTGATTTGGTACATGCAAGTGATGATgctatcttttctctctctcaacgaCCCAATGATGGAAGCTGCTTGTATTTTGGTGAGGGTCGTGGTGGATTAAATATCTGGGATCTGCGGGTTGGAAAATCCACTGCTTTTTGGGCTCTGCATGAAGATAGAATCAACACCATCGACTTTAAATCGCAAGATTGCTTTGTCTTTGCAACAAGCTCTTCAGAAGGCACTGCTCGTATTTGGGATTTGAGGAGAATGGGTTCAAAGAGTCTAAAGGTTATTGAACATGAAAGGGCTGTGCATTCTGCTTATTTTTCTCCTTCTGGTAGCTGCCTTGCAACGACAAG TTTTGACAACACAATATGTATAGCAAGTGGGGACAATTTTGAGAAGACTTCTCACATCTCCCACAATAACCAGACGAGTAGATGGATCTCCTCTTTCAG AGCAATTTGGGGCTGGGATGATTCATATATCTTCATTGGCAATACGAAGAGAGCTGTTGATGTTGTCTCTACGACGCAAAGAAAAACTGTCATGAGTTTGCAGAGTCCATACATGTCTGCAATCCCATGCAGGTTTGATGCACATCTGCTTGAGGTTGGGGTGCTTGCGGGAGCTACTGGTGGTGGTCAGGTTTATACCTGGACATCTCCGTAG
- the LOC104436126 gene encoding putative thiamine biosynthesis oxidoreductase ThiO, translating into MKLLLLPPRPAVPPPCYAPRRRTRRRASPSMASLSTHHYPLAERPLRYAVLGAGFAGLSVAWHLLRHSPEKLHLRIDIYDESGIGGGASGIAGGLLHPYSPKVKLLWRGAECWKECLKLLNIAERVVDKRNSNSQNVELEWNLGESIIRRRGILRPAMDAKHLDILTNNAQNCLPFCKIESIDKDAAEALVPNIKVPFNSVFHMPEAVNIHPLCYLQALFLACQDLIEEMSTSSFGGKELYMHKKSIDRLSDFEGEYDAVIVCLGAKADLLPELSGRLPLRTCRGVIAHLQLPDDVGETYPDHSPSILSDAWLAVQGPRDILVGSTWEWKSRNYSSGVSAEEASTALKQLLPKASAIYPKIKDWSFVGAKAGIRAMPPLTSFGSLPVLGRIDDLVVGNHSCKYWFFGGLGARGLLYHGLLGKLMAQAVLFNDETLLPVELTSWKR; encoded by the exons ATGAAActgctccttcttcctcctagaCCGGCTGTCCCTCCCCCCTGCTATGCTCCACGCCGCCGAACCAGAAGGAGAGCCTCCCCTTCCATGGCGTCTCTCTCTACCCATCACTACCCTCTCGCCGAACGTCCTCTGAG ATACGCCGTGCTCGGTGCTGGCTTTGCTGGACTCTCCGTCGCCTGGCATCTTTTGCGG CACAGCCCGGAAAAGTTGCATCTAAGAATTGACATATATGACGAAAGTGGCATTGGTGGTGGTGCATCTGGAATTGCTGGAGGACTTCTTCACCCGTATTCACCCAAAG TAAAACTTCTTTGGCGGGGTGCAGAATGTTGGAAAGAGTGTCTCAAGCTTCTAAATATTGCTGAAAGAGTGGTGGATAAGAGGAATTCAAATTCTCAAAACGTGGAGCTTGAGTGGAATTTAGGTGAAAGTATTATTAGGAGAAG GGGCATCTTAAGACCAGCAATGGATGCAAAACACCTGGATATATTGACAAAT AATGCACAAAATTGCCTTCCCTTTTGTAAAATAGAGTCAATTGACAAGGATGCTGCAGAAGCTCTGGTGCCTAACATAAAAGTACCTTTTAACTCTGTCTTCCATATGCCTGAGGCAGTGAATATCCATCCTTTGTGCTATCTTCAG GCACTTTTCTTGGCTTGTCAAGATTTAATAGAAGAGATGTCAACCTCAAGCTTTGGAGGAAAAGAGCTTTACATGCACAAGAAATCAATTGACAGACTTTCTGATTTTGAAG GAGAATATGATGCTGTAATAGTTTGTCTAGGGGCCAAAGCAGACCTCCTCCCCGAGCTCTCTGGAAGACTTCCCCTTAGGACGTGCAGAGGAGTCATCGCTCATTTGCAGCTACCTGATGATGTTGG AGAAACTTATCCAGATCACAGCCCCTCAATCCTGTCCGATGCATGGCTTGCTGTTCAGGGACCCCGAGATATACTTGTAGGCTCCACATGGGAGTGGAAGTCAAGAAACTATTCGTCAGGTGTATCAGCAGAGGAAGCTTCGACAGCACTTAAACAACTTTTACCAAAGGCTTCTGCCATTTACCCGAAAATCAAGGACTGGTCTTTTGTTGGAGCTAAGGCAGGCATAAGGGCAATGCCGCCACTCACTTCCTTTGGCTCACTTCCAGTTCTCGGTAGAATAGATGATTTGGTGGTTGGGAATCATTCTTGTAAATATTGGTTTTTTGGAGGGCTTGGTGCCAGAGGTCTGTTGTACCATGGTTTGCTGGGTAAACTCATGGCACAAGCTGTTCTTTTCAATGATGAAACTTTGCTACCTGTAGAACTGACTTCTTGGAAGAGATAA
- the LOC104436127 gene encoding DNA replication licensing factor MCM5: protein MSGWDEGAVYYSDQAQVLGDGTAADNSDAAATRHSVLRKFKEFIRGFETSKNTFPYREGLLHNPKFLAVDMEDLDAFDADLPSLLRSAPADYLPLFETAAAEVLVSLKSKVPGDTGEMEERETGDVQILLTSKEDPVSMRSVGAQYISKLVKIAGITIAASRTKAKATYVTLVCRNCRNVKMVPCRPGLGGAIVPRSCDHVPQPGEERCPLDPWLVVPDRSKYVDQQTLKLQENPEDVPTGELPRNILLSVDRHLVQTIVPGTRLSIMGIYSIFQASNSAASHRGAVAVRQPYIRVVGMEETNEANSRGAAAFTSEEVEEFKKIASQPDAYKYICSKIAPSIFGHDDVKKAVACLLFGGSRKVLPDGVKLRGDINVLLLGDPSTAKSQFLKFVEKTAPIAVYTSGKGSSAAGLTASVIRDSSSREFYLEGGAMVLADGGVVCIDEFDKMRPEDRVAIHEAMEQQTISIAKAGITTVLNSRTSVLAAANPPSGRYDDLKTAQDNIDLQTTILSRFDLIFIVKDVRMYSQDKIIASHIIKVHASANAASADSKTSKEENWLKRYIQYCRAECHPRLSESASALLQNSYITIRQDMRQQANDTGEAAAIPITVRQLEAIVRLSEALARMKLSHVATEENVQEAIRLFTVSTMDAARSGINQQINLTPEMANEIKQAETQIKRRIGIGNHISERKLIDELTRMGMNDSIVRRALIIMHQRDEVEYKRERRLIFRKA, encoded by the exons ATGTCGGGGTGGGACGAAGGGGCGGTGTACTACAGCGACCAGGCGCAGGTCCTCGGCGACGGCACCGCCGCCGACAACTCGGATGCCGCCGCCACCCGCCACTCCGTGCTCCGCAAGTTCAAGGAGTTCATCCGGGGGTTCGAGACCTCGAAGAACACCTTCCCTTACAGGGAGGGCCTCCTCCACAACCCCAAGTTCCTCGCCGTCGACATGGAAGACCTCGACGCGTTCGACGCCGATCTCCCGTCGCTGCTGCGCTCTGCGCCCGCCGATTACTTGCCTCTG TTCGAGACTGCGGCAGCAGAGGTTTTAGTGAGCTTGAAGTCGAAGGTGCCCGGAGATACAGGTGAAATGGAGGAGCGGGAGACTGGGGATGTTCAGATCTTGCTGACATCGAAGGAGGATCCCGTGTCTATGCGGTCTGTCGGG GCTCAATACATATCAAAGCTTGTCAAAATAGCAGGAATCACCATTGCTGCTTCAAGGACGAAGGCAAAAGCTACTTATGTGACTTTGGTGTGCAGGAACTGTAGAAATGTGAAGATGGTCCCCTGCCGTCCTGGTCTTGGTGGTGCCATTGTTCCTAGATCATGTGATCATGTCCCACAG CCCGGAGAAGAAAGGTGTCCACTTGATCCATGGCTCGTGGTTCCTGATAGGAGCAAATATGTTGATCAACAGACGCTGAAATTGCAAGAAAACCCTGAG GATGTACCAACTGGGGAGCTTCCAAGAAATATTCTTCTCTCTGTGGATCGCCATCTTGTTCAAACAATTGTACCTGGCACAAGATTGAGCATCATGGGGATCTATAGCATCTTTCAAGCTTCGAATTCAGCTGCCTC CCACAGAGGAGCTGTTGCTGTGAGACAGCCATACATCCGAGTTGTAGGCATGGAAGAAACAAATGAGGCCAACTCTAGAGGTGCTGCAGCTTTCACCTCTGAAGAG GTggaagaattcaaaaaaattgcctCACAACCTGATGCATACAAATACATTTGCTCTAAAATTGCCCCATCTATTTTTGGTCATGATGATGTGAAAAAGGCAGTGGCTTGTCTTTTATTTGGAGGATCAAGAAAG GTTTTGCCTGACGGTGTAAAACTAAGAGGTGACATCAATGTGTTGCTTCTGGGGGACCCCTCTACAGCCAAATCACAG TTTCTTAAGTTCGTTGAGAAGACAGCCCCAATTGCTGTCTATACTTCAGGAAAAGGCTCATCTGCAGCTGGTCTTACAGCCTCAGTCATCCGTGATAGCAGCTCT CGGGAATTTTATCTTGAAGGAGGAGCAATGGTTTTGGCAGATGGTGGTGTGGTCTGTATTGATGAGTTTGACAAAATGAGACCGGAGGATAG AGTTGCTATTCATGAAGCCATGGAGCAGCAAACCATATCTATAGCCAAAGCAGGAATCACAACAGTCCTCAACTCAAGAACATCTGTTCTTGCTGCTGCTAACCCGCCATCAGGACGTTATGATGACCTGAAG ACTGCACAGGACAATATTGACTTGCAGACAACTATACTGTCTAGATTTGATCTGATTTTTATCGTTAAAGATGTCAGGATGTACAGTCAAGATAAG ATTATAGCAAGCCATATCATAAAAGTCCATGCTTCTGCGAATGCAGCCTCTGCTGATAGTAaaacttcaaaagaagaaaactggCTGAAGAG GTATATACAATATTGTCGAGCTGAATGCCATCCTCGTCTATCAGAATCAGCATCTGCGTTGCTGCAGAATAGTTATATTACGATCAGACAG GACATGAGGCAGCAGGCTAATGATACTGGTGAGGCAGCTGCTATACCTATTACAGTTAGGCAGCTGGAAGCTATTGTCAGGCTAAGCGAGGCTTTAGCAAGAATGAAATT aTCCCATGTTGCCACTGAGGAGAATGTGCAAGAAGCAATCAGGCTTTTTACTGTTTCCACAATGGATGCGGCACGTTCTGGGATAAATCAACAAATAAATCTTACACCTGAAATGGCAAACGAGATCAAG CAAGCCGAAACTCAAATAAAGAGAAGAATAGGAATCGGAAACCACATATCAGAGAGAAAGTTGATCGATGAGCTGACTAGAATGGGGATGAACGATTCTATA GTGAGAAGAGCTCTCATAATCATGCACCAAAGAGATGAAGTCGAATATAAGAGAGAAAGGCGCCTCATCTTCCGGAAAGCCTGA